The Lycium barbarum isolate Lr01 chromosome 10, ASM1917538v2, whole genome shotgun sequence genome includes a region encoding these proteins:
- the LOC132613340 gene encoding uncharacterized protein LOC132613340 has product MVDNCEHYLFYFIVSSISAIMNNIPMLNGTNFKKRKEHIMIVLGCMDLDYALRCDRPADLNETSTNEEKGKGNIREYIMEMSNLVTKLRTFKLELSDDILVHLVLISLPAQFSQFKVSYNTQKEKWTLNELIAQCVQEEDRLKQERIESAYLAFTSGTKNASHK; this is encoded by the exons ATGGTTGATAATTGTGAGCATTACTTGTTTTATTTTATAGTTTCTTCCATATCTGCCATTATGAACAACATTCCTATGCTTAACGGCACAAACTTCAAGAAACGGAAAGAGCACATTATGATTGTTCTTGGTTGCATGGATCTTGACTATGCATTAAGATGTGATCGCCCTGCGGACTTGAACGAAACTAGTACTAATGAAGAAAAG GGCAAAGGGAACATAAGGGAGTACATTATGGAAATGTCTAATCTTGTGACAAAACTCAGGACTTTTAAGCTTGAATTGTCTGATGACATACTTGTGCATCTAGTTTTGATCTCTCTTCCTGCACAATTTAGTCAATTCAAAGTTTCATATAATACCCAAAAGGAAAAATGGACTTTGAATGAGTTGATAGCTCAATGTGTGCAGGAAGAGGATAGACTGAAACAAGAGAGGATTGAAAGTGCTTATTTGGCATTTACTTCTGGAACTAAAAACGCCTCACATAAGTGA